Proteins from one Oceanispirochaeta sp. genomic window:
- a CDS encoding DUF3524 domain-containing protein, with product MANILFLEPFYAGSHQYFADGFIRHTKHNVQLLTLPGRFWKWRMESAGMEFARMINNRKKPDLVMATNLMDLAQWKVYSGWGEIPHILYVHENQLDYPLNEGEKRDFHYVWKDYSNFLIGDKLIFNSQYNLDSFCHKFKRFSRSLPDCNPIDPENIIRNKSVIISPGCSIIERNDLQNLKMKKNESPLFLWNHRWEHDKNPEDFFSLLKKLKNKTIPFRLALLGESFKDSPSCFHEAKSLFKEEIVHYGFVQSRKDYEMWLKKADFVVTTARQENFGISMVEAMSAGVLPLMPDRLAYPEVLPREFHKDCLYTHEEDLFEKLCLLMDHPDLNLLREKLILKMVRYGWEEIILELNALIDETLEISGLK from the coding sequence ATGGCTAACATTTTATTTCTTGAACCCTTCTATGCCGGATCTCATCAGTACTTTGCAGACGGTTTTATCCGCCATACAAAACACAATGTACAACTCCTCACTCTACCCGGACGGTTCTGGAAATGGCGCATGGAATCGGCTGGTATGGAATTTGCCAGGATGATCAATAACAGGAAAAAACCCGATTTGGTCATGGCAACAAATCTGATGGATTTAGCACAATGGAAGGTATATTCAGGCTGGGGAGAGATTCCTCACATCCTTTATGTTCATGAAAATCAGCTGGATTACCCCCTCAATGAGGGAGAAAAGAGGGATTTTCATTACGTTTGGAAGGATTATTCTAATTTCCTTATAGGGGACAAACTGATTTTCAACTCACAATACAACCTGGATAGTTTCTGTCATAAATTTAAAAGATTCAGTCGAAGCCTCCCTGATTGCAATCCAATTGATCCTGAAAATATAATAAGGAATAAATCGGTCATAATCTCCCCTGGTTGCTCTATCATTGAGAGGAATGACCTCCAGAACTTGAAAATGAAAAAGAATGAATCCCCACTCTTTTTATGGAATCATCGCTGGGAGCATGATAAAAATCCTGAAGATTTCTTCTCATTGTTGAAAAAACTGAAAAATAAAACTATCCCCTTCAGGTTGGCCCTATTGGGAGAATCCTTCAAAGACAGTCCCTCCTGCTTTCATGAGGCAAAGTCTCTGTTTAAAGAAGAAATCGTTCATTATGGATTCGTCCAAAGCCGGAAAGATTATGAGATGTGGTTAAAAAAAGCGGATTTTGTTGTGACTACGGCTCGGCAGGAGAATTTTGGAATTTCAATGGTAGAAGCCATGAGTGCCGGGGTACTTCCTCTCATGCCGGATCGTTTGGCCTATCCGGAAGTTCTCCCCCGTGAATTTCATAAGGATTGTCTTTATACCCATGAGGAAGACCTGTTTGAAAAGCTGTGTCTTCTTATGGATCATCCCGATTTGAACCTCTTAAGGGAAAAATTGATACTGAAGATGGTCCGCTACGGCTGGGAAGAAATAATACTGGAATTGAATGCACTTATTGATGAAACTCTTGAAATCTCGGGACTAAAATAG
- a CDS encoding phospho-sugar mutase, with product MERDKLIAKAKDYLQKENNLHFSKQVETLLAEENWEELNDRFYTDLSFGTGGLRGVIGGGLNRINPYTVRKATQGLANYILKYAPRDKRRVALAYDSRHFSDLFAEQAALVFAGNGIEAHLFTSLRPTPELSYAVRQLNCCSGVMVTASHNPAEYNGYKVYWEDGAQITSPHDTGIITEVRAVSEEINVLSRDEAIERKQLFMIDESVDIPYLNMVIAQSLRPEMVKEKGKDLKVVYTPLHGCGTIPVETALTKMGIQVITVKEQREPDGAFPTVAFPNPEITSAMQMALDYAVREKADLVMGTDPDADRLGIAVPDGDGYTLITGNQLGALLTDYIFFSRTELGTLPPHPAFINTIVTTDLQIKIAESYGAATFKVLTGFKFIGEKMREFEESGSHNYVFGGEESYGFLVENEVRDKDAVSAATMSAEMALWNVAQGRTVLDHLNDIYRRFGYYEESLISQYFKGQSGQDVMASLMTKLRSTPPSTLGGVTVTAFKDYQEGTTRNLVTSELDTDIDLPASNVLQFLLEDGSLITARPSGTEPKIKFYASICGEKGLELTEAKKQVSSKIKAIEKDIMAMMPAS from the coding sequence ATGGAACGGGATAAACTGATTGCCAAGGCAAAGGATTATTTACAAAAAGAGAATAATCTTCATTTCAGCAAACAGGTAGAGACTCTATTAGCTGAAGAGAACTGGGAGGAACTGAACGATCGTTTTTATACGGACCTTTCTTTCGGTACTGGAGGTCTCAGGGGGGTTATTGGAGGCGGTCTGAACCGAATCAATCCTTACACCGTCAGAAAAGCTACTCAGGGTCTGGCAAATTATATCTTAAAATATGCACCCCGGGATAAAAGGCGTGTGGCTCTTGCTTATGATTCCCGCCATTTCTCTGATCTTTTTGCAGAACAGGCCGCTCTGGTTTTTGCAGGAAACGGGATCGAAGCCCATCTGTTTACATCTTTGAGACCTACTCCTGAACTCTCCTATGCGGTTCGTCAATTGAATTGCTGTTCCGGAGTCATGGTCACTGCGAGTCATAATCCTGCTGAATACAATGGGTATAAGGTGTACTGGGAAGATGGAGCTCAGATCACATCTCCTCATGATACCGGCATCATCACAGAGGTTCGGGCGGTCAGTGAAGAAATCAATGTTCTATCCCGGGATGAAGCCATAGAAAGAAAGCAGCTCTTTATGATCGATGAATCCGTGGATATTCCCTATCTGAATATGGTTATCGCCCAGTCTCTCAGACCGGAAATGGTGAAAGAAAAAGGGAAGGATCTCAAAGTCGTTTATACCCCTCTTCACGGATGCGGTACCATTCCTGTTGAAACGGCCCTTACAAAAATGGGAATCCAGGTGATCACCGTCAAGGAGCAGCGGGAGCCTGATGGTGCGTTCCCCACAGTCGCTTTCCCAAATCCGGAAATCACATCTGCCATGCAGATGGCCCTGGATTATGCCGTGAGAGAAAAGGCCGACCTGGTTATGGGTACAGATCCTGATGCAGACCGTCTTGGTATCGCCGTACCCGATGGGGACGGTTATACTCTGATTACAGGAAATCAGCTGGGTGCCCTTCTTACGGATTATATCTTTTTCTCCCGAACAGAATTAGGAACCCTGCCTCCCCATCCTGCTTTTATCAACACAATTGTGACAACGGATCTTCAGATTAAAATTGCCGAATCCTATGGAGCTGCGACTTTCAAGGTGTTGACCGGCTTCAAATTCATCGGTGAAAAAATGAGAGAATTCGAAGAATCTGGCTCACATAATTATGTCTTTGGCGGTGAAGAGAGCTATGGTTTTCTTGTCGAAAATGAAGTGAGAGATAAAGATGCTGTGTCTGCGGCCACCATGAGCGCCGAAATGGCATTGTGGAATGTGGCTCAGGGACGGACAGTCCTGGATCATCTGAATGATATCTATAGACGCTTCGGCTATTACGAAGAATCTCTGATTTCCCAGTATTTCAAGGGGCAGTCCGGGCAGGATGTCATGGCTTCCCTGATGACTAAACTCAGATCCACACCTCCATCCACCCTGGGCGGAGTGACGGTGACAGCTTTCAAGGACTATCAGGAAGGAACCACCCGTAACCTGGTGACTTCAGAATTAGACACAGATATTGATCTGCCGGCTTCCAACGTCCTCCAGTTTCTGCTGGAAGATGGTAGTCTGATCACTGCCAGACCTTCGGGAACCGAACCCAAGATTAAATTTTATGCCTCCATTTGCGGGGAAAAGGGCCTGGAATTGACGGAGGCCAAAAAACAGGTTTCATCTAAAATAAAAGCCATTGAAAAAGATATCATGGCTATGATGCCTGCTTCCTGA
- a CDS encoding HAD family hydrolase, with protein sequence MNKVSFKAVIFDLDGTLVDSMKDIASAVNRVLIDYNLPPQEVESFRSRVGWGLAKTLEMTMHNLDTEEMNKATSRLVEYYRADPCSQTEVYEGILTLLKLLKDKGLSLFVYTNKDQITANFIIDAVFPGGTFEAVFGARPGLSLKPDARSAAEIIRQSGFSSDEILYVGDSDVDMETAMSGNMKALAVLWGYRSRKQLNKYKKLAYVERADEIGCWII encoded by the coding sequence ATGAATAAGGTCTCCTTTAAAGCCGTAATCTTTGATCTGGATGGAACCCTCGTTGATTCCATGAAGGATATTGCTTCGGCAGTTAACCGGGTTCTCATCGATTATAATCTGCCCCCTCAAGAGGTTGAATCTTTCCGCAGCAGGGTAGGCTGGGGTTTAGCAAAGACCCTTGAGATGACAATGCATAATTTGGACACGGAAGAGATGAACAAGGCTACGTCCCGGCTCGTTGAGTATTACAGAGCAGATCCCTGCTCGCAAACGGAAGTTTATGAGGGCATACTCACTCTTTTGAAACTATTGAAGGACAAGGGACTTTCCCTTTTTGTATATACCAATAAGGATCAAATCACAGCCAATTTCATTATCGATGCAGTATTTCCTGGGGGGACATTTGAAGCTGTTTTTGGTGCCCGTCCCGGTCTTTCCTTAAAACCCGATGCCCGATCTGCGGCCGAAATCATCAGGCAGTCAGGGTTTTCATCCGACGAGATTCTATATGTCGGAGACTCTGACGTCGACATGGAAACAGCAATGTCTGGAAATATGAAGGCTCTGGCTGTTTTGTGGGGGTACCGCAGCAGAAAACAGCTGAATAAGTATAAAAAACTCGCTTATGTTGAAAGGGCAGATGAAATCGGCTGCTGGATCATATAA